Proteins co-encoded in one Papaver somniferum cultivar HN1 chromosome 5, ASM357369v1, whole genome shotgun sequence genomic window:
- the LOC113278991 gene encoding protein starmaker-like gives MSTFSSSYYDYCYCSSSSSSSDEYSKASVAKSKAKTTHDEGAKPSIPLNDQTVTYAKLMKRKAENDEAENRHRRKDRIRRRIQAAEERRRFLDGVPSDSNADTSEEKTAWVLTKRKIKPDRYEREFRKTMKQIEAEAEEEEDSDSDDLDTHPDFIDGSDTDSDEEEGSDDKSDNLDGEKDSDDESDNSDESDE, from the coding sequence atgtcgacattCAGCAGCAGTTATTACGATTATTGTTATTGCTCTTCTTCCTCCAGCTCTTCCGATGAGTATTCCAAAGCTTCCGTAGCCAAATCGAAAGCTAAGACAACTCATGATGAGGGGGCGAAGCCTAGCATACCTTTGAATGATCAAACGGTCACTTATGCTAAACTTATGAAGAGAAAGGCTGAAAATGACGAAGCGGAGAATCGTCACCGCAGAAAGGATCGAATTCGGCGCAGGATACAAGCGGCTGAGGAGAGACGTCGATTCCTTGATGGGGTACCCTCTGACTCTAATGCTGACACTTCTGAAGAGAAAACTGCGTGGGTGCTTACAAAGCGCAAGATCAAGCCTGACCGATATGAAAGAGAGTTCCGGAAGACTATGAagcaaattgaagctgaagccgaagaagaagaagactcggACTCAGATGATCTTGATACCCATCCAGACTTCATCGATGGTTCTGACACTGATTCCGACGAAGAGGAAGGCAGTGATGACAAATCTGATAACTTGGATggcgagaaggacagtgatgacGAATCTGATAATTCGGATGAGTCTGACGAGTAG